One Vulpes lagopus strain Blue_001 chromosome 18, ASM1834538v1, whole genome shotgun sequence DNA window includes the following coding sequences:
- the LOC121477735 gene encoding 60S ribosomal protein L31-like — translation MAPAKKGGEKKKGRSAINEVVTREYTINIHKHIHGVGFKKCAPRALKAIQKFAMKEMGTPDVRIDTRLNKAVWAKGIRNVPYRIRVRLSRKRNEDEDSPNKLYTLVTYVPVTTFKNLQTVNVDEN, via the coding sequence ATGGCTCCCGCAAAGAAGGGTGGCGAGAAGAAGAAGGGCCGTTCTGCCATCAATGAGGTAGTGACCAGAGAATACACCATCAACATCCACAAACATATCCatggagtgggtttcaagaagTGTGCCCCTCGGGCACTCAAAGCGATCCAgaaatttgccatgaaggagatgggaactccagatgtgCGCATCGACACCAGgctcaacaaagctgtctgggccaaaggaataaggaatgttccataccGTATCCGTGTGCGGTTGTCCAGAAAACGTAACGAGGATGaagattcaccaaacaagctctacacGCTGGTTACCTACGtacctgtcaccactttcaaaaatctacagaccgttaatgtggatgagaactaa